CTGCTAAACATCTTCGAGATGATACTTATATCGATGATGATGATTTAGATCTGGTAATAGAATTAGTTAGTAATGCCATGAACTTGAATGCCTCTTTAATGTTCAAACATCTCTTATTTGAGtgttttttaaaacctttttcCTCAATTTTTGAACGTCCAGAAGTTTCAACTCCCACAATCAACAAGCCGGTGGAAGAAGAGGCTTTACTTTTTcctaaataataagataaagcTTCCTGGTAAGCATCCATTtgaagttatattttaaaaaactatctGATGATTATTCCAGATacttgtacttttttttttttttttaaacagcaATCTGATTAATGCATTTCCCTTTTATGTTTCTTTGATAGATATGCTTCTGATGGCAATTTTCTCACTCAGTCTGAAGGTGTGGGCTATTATCATTCTATGGTTTACTTTTGCACCTATTGCACATCGATGGGATCTTGGACCTTTATACGTaagtgttttctttttaattatgattgCAAATAATTACTTTGCTTTAAGATGTTTTTAGTATATCAAAGTCAGTACATTTTTTTGGTTCACTGTTGTCCAATTTTCTGAATTGTCTGTCTACTTATTGCTTGGCCTAGGAAGAGTTAGAACTGACTAAATTTACAATCAAAGTATATAAGAGAAAGGAAACGATTAagcatttttcttttgtgttaaaaaatcttgttttttatctttcttatgGTTATCTAGTTAAACATAGCTTAGTTTGAACTGATCTGGATTGTGGTTTTTTAATCTTCTTGTCTTCTGTACTTAAGAGAAAAGGATCTTTGTTATTGCTGATTAATTTGTGTTGAAAAGATCAGAGGaaaatcatattattagattttcatgCCTGTAGGTTATTTGACAGGATGATCTTTAATATGATCATTGTTTTCTGCACTATGTGTCTTCTCATTTCCCTGGATCATTTGTTGGACTATGATTTGGTATTGCAATTCCTTGATTCTGGTTTTTTCTTCAGATACTTGGGACAGCCTTTGCTATCATTTTCATGAATCTTGGACAGCGGCAACCAGGAGATCTCAGGTATAAACCTAATGAGGAAATTGGTATACTGTTGATTAGAGGAATTGTtcttaaagttttaatgttGTTACAAAATcatgtgagaaaaaaattaatggattaTAGAACTTATTCAGGTTTGGTCTTACAGTATTTGAACTATGCTTATTTAGACATTGTGCtagttcttttttcttttttgtatgtttatttagcattaaacaaatatttttttccaaatgcATGTTCACTGCATTTAAAACTCATAGCACTTCTAAAGTACGGTTTATCAAACAGCCAACTGCATTTGTCACAGTTGATAGCAAATTAGAAGTTGGAGGAAATTCCTGACCatattctcataatttttcttctttgatttttttcctaTGTTTTTGAAGTGGTTGCTTATTAAAATAGTTATGCATAGATCACTGTGAATACCTTGTTGAATGACATAGATCACTGTGAATTTCCCAGGAGAAACTTATATTCCTGTTTTTAATGtctgcaattttttttccttgaatTGAAATGAGTACCTTGATCTCTCTGAATATTCCAGGAGAACCTTATGTTATGTTCTTAATCCATGCAGTGCATATTCTATCTTTAATGATGATTTCAGAGAGCTTCCTGGGACCCTTAATGCTGATCGACTCGATAGGGACATTCGAGCAGGTCAATTTTGAGCATGTAAAACACCAGTTTTGATCACAATCATAGAAACTATATAACAGTGTATGCACAACTGCCTAGAAGTTCAACTTGAGCCAAGTAATTAGCACATGCTCTAGCCTGCTGTCATTAACTAATTAAACTGTAAATTCTATGGagtattttgttgttattattttaatctttgtaTTTCTAGCCTGCTCTCTCTGGCATAAACCGAAATGCTCAGGTCGTACAATGTGTTAACCCTGTAACATTTTCCCTGCTTTCAACCATTGGATAGCATTTCCGAAGCTCGTCAGTGGCCATTGAAT
Above is a genomic segment from Mangifera indica cultivar Alphonso chromosome 3, CATAS_Mindica_2.1, whole genome shotgun sequence containing:
- the LOC123212500 gene encoding uncharacterized protein LOC123212500 — its product is MGEIIEETSHDNNKRRDDDNNVEITVKTVGPARPSRLLVASSIKVHDLRTLIARSKHLPIENLRLILRGNVLVDNEDEDDVYVKLSNDDCVIAAVKPKAPAKHLRDDTYIDDDDLDLKFQLPQSTSRWKKRLYFFLNNKIKLPDMLLMAIFSLSLKVWAIIILWFTFAPIAHRWDLGPLYILGTAFAIIFMNLGQRQPGDLSAYSIFNDDFRELPGTLNADRLDRDIRAGQF